The DNA region GAACCGGTCCGCCAACTGAACCACCATCACGACCGGAAGCCATCATACCAACTGCCTCGCCACCCATTTCCGGCACTCTTCTTATTTCATCATCGCTCTCCATTCCTTCATGAAGTTCCACAAAATATTTACAGACCGTACAATATAcaagaaataaaaaatcatCTCTTTGCAGCGCCAGTTTCTCAAATATTACGATCATTACAGTTTTCGAATTCTCAGAACCAGAATAAGAATTAGTCTTAATCCCTCCTAAAACCAGAAGAACAACATATCTAAAAACTAACGATTCTGCACGCATTACACATCTATACATAAATAAGTGCAAACTTAGAAATCGAGATGACATCCACACAAGAGTAACAATTTTTCAAGACAATCCAGCTCATGATCTGCAGTCAGCCAATGGGTAGACTCAAACGTACAAAACTTCCTCCCCAAATTGCAAGAAAGAATAAAAGACGCAATCTTAACAAGTGGGTTATCCGATATAAAGATTTTAGAACCAGTAAAAACGGGATTCTAAAGAGAAAATATGATCAAGAACCTTCTTTGACTTCAACATTAAGAGCAGAGCTAGAAGATCTCTCGCTACTCGAAGGCAATGAGTTAGCCGCAATGGAACTGGTAGCTTGCTCCTGCATCTCCCTGGCCTCACAGCAAAATACTGAgccaaataatattaaaaaaaaaggtaaaaaagaagaagaaagaattTAGAGAGAGAAACCCAAATGTCGTAGAGAGAGAAAGGCAGAGAATTTAGAAAAAGAGATATTTAGGTGTCAGAGCGAAAAGAGCGGGACTTCAATGTTTCCAATAAGAACACAGATAGAAGAAGATGAGAAGCGGGATGATGCTACAGTGACCGTTGGATTCGTTTTGATCGAACGGATGTGAAGGCAGTAGCGTGGAAGCATTCTGAGCCATAACGTGTTGGATTAATCAAAGGCGAATTGGTTGGCACCGTGGATTAATATGAGCCATTGGATTCATGTGTGATCGGACCGTAGAGGCTGAGGTAGAATTTGGGACCATAAAAAAAAGTGTTCCTAGTTGTCTCCAATTAATTGTCGACTTCCCCTACATATATACTCattactatttaaatgtaaATTAAGCACATGCGATAATATGCAGGGTGACATTCGGGCACGGGTTTCTGATATACGATCCCGAACTATGTAAGTCTCGTAAATTTGAGAcggtctcttgtgagatagtttcacgaatctttatctgtgagacatgtcaataaTACCGATATTcagaataaaaataatattcttagcataaaaagtaatattttttctttgatgatccaaataagagatctgtctcacaaaatacgattcgtgagaccgtcatTCCTACTTTGATAACTTCACATTCGGGTACGGGTACCGATATCCGATCCCCGACATGAAAGTGGAAACAAGTGGAACTAGttccattttaaaattttaaaattgagCTTTAGTAAATCATTTCTAATACGTGATCTACCTTCTATTTTGTTTGATCGATTTAAGATTAAAACAAAGTAAATGTTATTTACACTCCAAATAATAGAATAAAACTTGtttgagatggtctcacgggtagtattttgtgagatggatctcttatttggatcatccatgaaaaagtattactttttatgctaagagtattgctttttattgtgaatatcgataggattgacccgtctcacaaataaagatttgtgagactgtctcacaaaaaaccaATTCTTATCAAATTAGTCAGTTGTTAGATAAATTTTGCCGTTATATttacttttcttatattatGAAATCTTGATTTATCTCgaaaaatttttaaatacaaaaattctTGTACATccacaattaaaaatattatttacaaaaaataattaataatttaattttttgcatatttttttatatataaaataataaaaaaattatcttaaGGTTTAGTAAAGGTAAATTTTTTagttaacatttttttttacaaatatatGAAATTATTGTGAtacataaaattatggaaataaatgttattaatctacacaaaaataaaaaatatatatttattctaTATTAATTAGAACTTTAAATAATGTTGTATAAAATTATAATGTATTGTAAATGTTATAATttctaaataatttaaattttaacatgtttaaatatacaaatataCAACATGTTAATTGTTTTCcaactaaaataaaatatattcaaatttataataaattttaaaattaattttttattatgataAAAAAAGTTAttgtaaaaatttaattataataatcaaaatagcaaaattaaatatttaaaatatgtacaacatatatatttattttaaaacattgatatatttggaatatttaatttttttaaaaataaagaatcaaaataaatttaaaaatatattaaaatactaAGTTATTTATATCAAATTACACAAAACAAAATCCAGCTTAAATTGGTTCAATCAACTATTCAGTTGTACAAAAATTTAATatgtatttaaaattataatagtTAAATAAcaagtttattattattattattattattgttattattattatataagacaatagttgataaattttgaaaattaatttagggAATGTAATGTTGACAAATAGtgttgattgcgttgctaacaatattgattttgattatagaaaaacttgttattatgtttttaacatatttatTCAATTGTGTAGTTGTAAGATATCAAGTTAAGAGATTTGACAAACTGGAACTCGAATAAAGTCAAGCTAAAAATCTGGCGAGGTTAAGTGTCTCGATTATATCTCACAAATCAGTTATCCAAATGACTAGCAGTCAAAATGATTAAAAAGCCAACTCAATTCTCTAGAAATGATATCTCAGATCGGTCAAGTGAATTTGGACGCTATCGAGTATCGAGGCGAAATGGTGGTTGAAATATACGTACGGAAAAACATCCTTGAGTCGGACTGCTCGATAAACCATCACTGATATTTTAGCCATATTGCTCAGCTCGATTTTCGAATGAAACAATGCATACATTGGAAATataagacaatgatctacaaattATCTTCAAATGTCAAAATCTGAAACGAAACTTAAAAAGCCGGTAAAAATCGTGATGAAGCTGCTGGTTTGCAACACGGATACAACTTCTGACACATGAGTAGTGTCGGCATTTAGAGCATATCGCTCTCGAATGAACTCGAAAATGAGTGATTCTTAATTCTATAGAAATGTAAGAGAAAGGGCTACAACTTAAATGTTTATCACCTTTCCCAGAATAAAAAAATCGAGAGTTATAACAACAGGATCTGACCGCATACATTCAACCATTTTGCTCATCCAACCGGTTAGATGTTCAACCGTTTTGCTATCCAACCGTTTCATATAACCGGTTTGCTCATCCAACCGTTTCATTCATTCAACCGTTTAGCTTTTGGAGCCGGACCACATCGGCAACTTGACAGAAAGTTAAATATGActgttgcaatttcagaaacagtacagacaTTTTTCAACGGTCATATTCTCATATCTAACGTACATATTACTTATGGAGGCTATATATACAACATCTTAAAGATCAAATAGAAACTTTTGAATGATATTTAAAGCATGGACAACTATGAGAAGAAATTAGTGAAAATGAGAGCAAACCCAAGAAAGAAAGTCTTAAAAGATATATTAACTTAGTGAGAGTTTTTCTCCTTATGTATGAGAATACATTTGAGAGTATATAAACTGTAATAGATTAATTTTCTCACACATACAATCATTCACATACACAAGAGAGATGAGTTTCAAGTTCACTCAAGTGATAGTCatcacacaaagacattaaaaattttgttaagtAGTTTGACATAAAAGACGTTAAACATTATACAGATTCTGATGTAGTGGTCTATAATCGAGAATATGCTAaggatttcgattatacaagaGATAAGTCTTTAAGTCAAAATGGATTTGTACAaaaagttgtataaatcaaaatcatCTAATTAAATTTTCCGACagtagaaaaagaaaaaaagaaaaattgtagAATGGTTTGACCTTCGAACTGTTATAAGCAAATTCATGCATCTTTCTTTCATTGCATTTATTTGTTGTACCCGTTTTTGGATGGAATTTTTAGaatagttattttaaatatccaCTGCTTGGTTTCCAAATccaacttgattttatttcttggtgttcaatttattttttaaacatttcaagAACAAGCTGTTGAAGCtcaaacttttaaaaaaaaatttaaaaaaatttgttcacCTCCGTCTAAACTTTAACCATATCCTAACAAATAGTTAGATGAAATAGTAAGTTAAAATTTGGTTAACAAATTATGGACTGCGAATAACATTATCCTTAGAATAAACtgtaaaaataacttaattacCAATAACtttcttgtgaaacggtctcacagatTTACATCCGTGAGACGATCACCTGGTTCATATCtaaaatgaaaaacaatatgTTTTTTCATAGATCGGACCGGATAAGAGAGTCATATAAAAAGTTGACACAAATCCAATCACGCAGGATACCATTTTTATAGCTAATTAATATACCAAAAAAAGACAACAGAAATTTATGCCTTATACttcgagttttttttttaaatgtatttaaaGGTAATAAAAACTCACTTGGCGTGTTCTCCAGACTTGAGAGGTTTTCCAAAGACCTCTGCAAATAAAACTTTTCTAACAAATTTAGGCAATCTTGGATTTGTAATTGGAGCGGATACACTACGGTTGTAATGCGGTGCTGCTGCCTTTAAACTGCCTCGATCCACCAGAGTCGCACCACCACTGAGACTATGACAGTGCCTTAGTTCACCCAACTTCCCTTCTCTCTGCACAAATTTATAAAATCCACCTGCTAGCTCATCATCATCCCACACTAATCCTGACGAACCTTGCCTTCTAAATGATCTCGCAGACCTCTTCAAACTAGCCATCTTAACTATAATATGTTGAATTGTTGGTTtcaatttgaaatatatattgcCGACAGGGACCAAAATACACATGTTTCCAAGCTAAAGAACAACAAAAAAGGCCAGAATATGGCATCAAAGCTTTTGACTGCGTCAGAGTAGTAGGTGCAATATAAGAATATTGTTTTTGCATAATAAATGGTGGGGTCAAAGTGGTAGAGTGGTCTTGTCTTGATTCTCATAAAGTATAAAATTTAATTCTTAGTTTTCTGCCAAATTAAAGATCATGGTTTGGTTGCTGTTCCCTAAAAATAGAAGCGGAATATGGTCCCAAGTTTGAGGATGTCACACGACTTCTTATTTCTATGGTTTATGAGTGAACTTCTCCGATCATTGTCAAATCAAGTCTctgaaaattcaaataaagggACAGTATAAGCTAATGACAAGTGCGGCCTTGTTGTATCCAAAAGCAGTTCAATAAGGATAAAAGGCTTGTGTATCATTTCCTATGTCAATACTAAAGTAGAAGGCCAAGTATATAATCTTTGCCCAGTATTACACATAAATTTGTTTCCGGTATGAGACTTGGTTCCTAAATTGACATAAAACAATCCAAGTTACAAATTCGCAAACTCAGAGAAAATAAAAGTCAGCAACTGATACATTGCGAGTGATAGATAAGCTAAAaaaggaagaaaatgaagacaACATAATTGTCTCGAAACAAGATAGTTAGCAAGCACCTGGCAAACATGACCTTGATGGGCTCGAGGCATCTTGAGGGAATCTGGGTAGCCTGATTTGACCCTTctttaagagagaaaaattccCTACTGTTGTCTACATGTTGCATCTGTAGATCATTTCAATTTGGATTTTGAAGAGCTCTTTAGAGGCTTAACAACAGGTCGAGTTGGGGCACTTCTCACTGCCTTCTTCAAATCATATTTGACAGACAGAAAAGCACAAACCAAGGCTAGTAACATTGTTGGGTACACAAATACGGCCTTTGTAGGATCCGTGCTTGCCTGCTTTCCAAGAATCCCTTCCTTAACAAGACCCCACACAACAAGAAGTGTTCCGAACATGCTCATCCTTCCTGGTTTTATAACACCAATCAGCGAACCAGCCACACTGAAGTAACTTCCAGCAAGAACCTGGTCAAGCAATTAGAACAATCCTTTACAACAAAGTAATTGTTATGGGGAAAAAGAGAAGTAAAATTTTCATCTACAGAAATGGTTGATTTTTAGCAGTGTTCTAAAAAGCAAGCCGCCTAGGTGGCGCCTAGGCGGTTATCTTTTTTACCTAAATATCTATTTTTTCATGTTTATCCCCGTGTTTCTCCAATAACTCATCTATATcggattcaaactcaaaatcaatGACATATTCTTCTTTTTAATACGATACAAATTGAttgaaaaaaatgtaaaaaaatctttttttaaaaaaattaaaagattataTTTATTACGTTAAACGCTTCTAAAATCAGGGCGGTGGGAGACCGCCTGCATAGACGCCTTTTAGAACACTGCCTTATAGCAATCAATATACTAGCAAAACAAGAAACAGTTTCCATTCACATAATAAGAATTGAATATTTCAAATCCCAAGACCCCAAAGGAAGAATACATTTAGAGACTACACAGCGACGAATGGGTTGCTTTGATAAATTTACAATAGTAAGAATGTTGGTAAATTGTGAAGAAAAATGTCTATCCATCTTATCTATAATTGGTAAATTGTGAAGAATAATGTCTACGCATCTTATCTATAGTGTATAATGACTGCTAATAACCATAAAGTGTAGTATAGATTCTGAAAAAGTCCTTTTTGTTCCCATGGAAGCATGCTCAATTTGATATTCAATATCTAAAGAACCTCCAATCACATAAAGCTCTGACAGAGATGTGGGCAAAGAGAAGCCAAAGTCAAACCTCCAATCTCTGTAGATCAGTCACGGCAGAAGCCTCCTTTATGCCGGTCAAGTTGTAGAAGTCTAGAAGATCATTCCAGCTTGGCACAGTCATGTTACTGATGAGACCATTTACAACAGCTCCCGGATAAAGAAGACCCTTTACCACTGGAAGTGGAAAGACTTCGCTAGACACCAACTGTGAAGATGTGACATGAAGAGGCGTTGTACACATGCCAGATCTACATTGAACCCTGAGAGTGTGCAGGAGATGAGAAGACGAAACCAGTTACATAAAGGGGAGGAAGAAAGATATTTACTGGTGATTAAATTACACAAATAATGTTTCTAACTGCATATTCACAGAGATCAAGTCATGGCAACGAttacaatactttatttatcaaaaaattataatGAAATAGTTTCATGCTGCAATAACTCATGG from Primulina tabacum isolate GXHZ01 chromosome 14, ASM2559414v2, whole genome shotgun sequence includes:
- the LOC142525269 gene encoding uncharacterized protein LOC142525269; the encoded protein is MANASTSMPASPPSTQGRWNHLSTYASRIFFFLIILQVPLFRVQCRSGMCTTPLHVTSSQLVSSEVFPLPVVKGLLYPGAVVNGLISNMTVPSWNDLLDFYNLTGIKEASAVTDLQRLEVLAGSYFSVAGSLIGVIKPGRMSMFGTLLVVWGLVKEGILGKQASTDPTKAVFVYPTMLLALVCAFLSVKYDLKKAVRSAPTRPVVKPLKSSSKSKLK